A portion of the bacterium genome contains these proteins:
- a CDS encoding pyruvate formate lyase family protein: MELTSMPDTERNLTRSFDKLWKELAGYYHVYDKTKDKLTLLFDDRVDKAIRERMDAEVEAHPEWTSFQIKSRMHEVIAEMAEPVIFRQTPFPFECKCRPQTSWGVASVGNWMRYKYTDRYFAEVPRENYLKYRDLGFGFPFYPVDDDHYNLGYDVILEKGLLGLIADAKKSLAEHTDEHQRDFLNSVIRSLNALLHLIERFADATETAAKNESDPLLATQLKRSADAMRYVPANPARNFFEALLTLSACRELFATFDGVGISIIGHLDRHLTSYYLADLANGTLTEEEAADLLIRNMVLTDARFDIHNNPFPETSSTMELGGCDEKGVPIYTPLTKLILQVHCDLKLINPKPQCRISSKSDPAYIQQLAEIIASGHNTLAVYNDDVLIPAQQKMGKKLEDCRLYVNGGCQEHMLLGTEPTAGAYWWYNLPRIIDFTLHPDVKEQDPTLPINPVVEPKSFDDIYDIYFANHRAILVDITSSVSQQAKAWPEVNPCPLISSTMADCLENAKDLTEGGTRYGPSSVWILGFATLVDSLNAIRLAVFERKLCSYQELMNALRANWEGYEELRGMLTKLPHFGQDDKETDEFAGRVARDVASGFKGLTNERGGPFQPAFFSWYCFADFGTIVKATPDGRASGEPLSRGAGPSNIARVPTIAHFISSMSKVDFSDYPAIAVIDAQLPLASNYEVTVNAFSSMLKAFVMQGGPMLQCSVVNPEILKAAQDHPEQHSGLVVRVCGFSAYFVALGKGVQDEIIDRTLLRMN; this comes from the coding sequence AAAGATAAACTTACCTTGCTCTTTGACGATCGTGTCGATAAGGCTATTCGGGAACGAATGGATGCCGAAGTCGAGGCGCATCCAGAATGGACGTCATTCCAGATCAAGTCGCGCATGCACGAAGTAATAGCGGAAATGGCTGAACCGGTTATTTTCCGGCAAACCCCTTTCCCCTTCGAATGTAAATGCCGACCTCAAACAAGCTGGGGAGTGGCGAGTGTTGGCAATTGGATGCGATATAAGTACACCGATAGGTACTTCGCTGAAGTACCGCGAGAGAATTATTTAAAGTATCGCGATCTGGGATTCGGTTTTCCCTTCTACCCTGTTGATGACGACCACTACAACCTTGGCTATGATGTCATCCTGGAGAAGGGGCTTCTTGGGCTTATTGCGGACGCCAAAAAGTCATTAGCCGAACACACGGATGAGCATCAAAGGGATTTTTTAAATTCAGTTATCCGAAGTCTGAATGCATTACTCCACCTAATCGAGCGGTTTGCCGATGCGACCGAAACCGCAGCGAAGAATGAATCTGATCCTTTATTGGCAACCCAGTTGAAGCGCTCTGCCGACGCTATGCGCTATGTTCCTGCAAACCCCGCACGGAACTTTTTCGAAGCGCTTCTCACACTCAGCGCTTGTAGAGAACTCTTTGCAACCTTTGACGGGGTGGGCATCTCCATCATCGGCCATCTCGATCGCCATCTGACTTCCTACTATTTGGCGGACTTGGCGAACGGAACGCTCACGGAGGAAGAGGCTGCGGATTTGTTGATACGGAATATGGTTTTGACCGATGCCCGCTTCGATATCCATAACAATCCATTCCCTGAGACATCATCTACGATGGAGCTGGGCGGTTGTGATGAAAAGGGAGTACCCATCTACACCCCCCTGACCAAACTTATTCTGCAAGTACACTGTGATTTAAAGTTAATTAATCCTAAGCCCCAGTGCCGCATTAGCAGCAAGTCCGATCCGGCTTATATTCAACAGCTCGCCGAAATCATCGCTAGCGGGCACAATACTCTTGCCGTTTACAACGACGATGTACTCATCCCTGCTCAGCAAAAAATGGGCAAAAAGCTTGAGGACTGCCGTTTATATGTCAACGGGGGTTGCCAGGAGCATATGCTGTTAGGCACAGAACCGACCGCCGGCGCCTATTGGTGGTACAACCTTCCGCGCATTATTGATTTCACGCTCCATCCTGATGTCAAGGAGCAAGACCCTACCCTCCCAATTAACCCAGTCGTCGAGCCGAAATCGTTCGATGATATTTATGACATATATTTTGCCAACCATCGAGCTATTCTCGTTGATATTACAAGCTCTGTTTCCCAACAGGCTAAAGCATGGCCCGAAGTGAACCCTTGCCCGCTCATTTCTTCAACAATGGCTGACTGCTTAGAGAACGCCAAGGACCTTACCGAAGGCGGCACACGCTATGGCCCAAGTTCCGTTTGGATACTCGGGTTTGCTACGCTTGTTGATAGTCTGAACGCGATCCGACTAGCCGTTTTCGAAAGAAAGCTGTGCAGCTATCAGGAGCTTATGAATGCTTTGCGGGCCAATTGGGAAGGATATGAGGAACTGCGTGGAATGCTAACCAAGCTCCCCCACTTCGGCCAAGATGATAAGGAAACTGACGAATTTGCGGGACGAGTAGCTCGAGATGTTGCTTCCGGATTCAAAGGATTGACCAATGAGCGTGGAGGCCCATTCCAACCGGCATTCTTCTCATGGTATTGCTTCGCTGATTTCGGTACAATTGTGAAAGCAACACCCGACGGACGCGCATCAGGAGAGCCGCTCTCGCGAGGGGCCGGCCCGAGTAATATAGCGCGAGTGCCAACCATCGCTCACTTCATTTCTTCAATGTCAAAAGTTGATTTTTCTGATTATCCGGCAATTGCGGTGATCGATGCCCAGTTGCCGCTGGCCTCCAATTACGAAGTAACTGTCAACGCTTTTTCTTCTATGCTGAAAGCTTTCGTAATGCAGGGGGGGCCGATGCTACAATGCTCTGTTGTGAACCCTGAGATACTAAAAGCTGCTCAGGATCACCCCGAGCAACATTCCGGTTTGGTTGTCCGTGTTTGCGGTTTTTCAGCATACTTCGTCGCCTTAGGCAAGGGCGTACAGGACGAAATCATCGACCGTACACTCTTACGTATGAACTAA